Genomic window (Lycium barbarum isolate Lr01 chromosome 2, ASM1917538v2, whole genome shotgun sequence):
CTAGGTACGCTATTAGTTCAAGCGTCAGGTCTGTTTATTGATCCTTGCATAtaatatattgatccttgtaatATAATATATTGGAATTCAACAATGTTTCTTGTAATATAATATATTGATGCTTGCATTGTTTTCAGCAAAAAACCGGTCACTAAAGATGCTATCCCTGCACATCTGTAAACATTGGAATACTAAGGCAGCAACAAAGTATAGGAATTTCATTAGCAAAAGTAAACAAAAAAGGATTAAGCCAGATTATGTTTCTGATAATGTATGGGAACATTGGTTGCAACTTTGGGTGGATCCTAAGTGTGTTGAAAAATCAGAAATAAATGGAAAGAATCGTTGTGGAGGGAAAGAAGTTGCTGCTGGGACTCACACAGGTGGCTCTATCTGCATTGGGGAGCATCGCAAGAGACTTGTAAGTATATATTTTTTCATACGctcttaaatattttttatttactaCTTGAAAAATACCACTTGAAAATTGGTTTTTCAAGTTGGTTTTTCCAGTTCTTGATTCTGGTTTAGGTATATTGCTATTTACTTGATTACTATGTTGttgtctttcttgaattatttAGGTTTGTCTATTGTTGGTTATACTGTTGTTGTTCTTGGTGTACTTTCCCTTTGTCCCTTTTGGTTAATTACATTGTTTTCTGTTCCAAAGATTGATCCTAGTAGATGGTTGAGTTTAAGTGTGTTAAAACAGATTGGAACTTGTTTTTTAATACCCttttttggaacttgaattttTGGGATAATGCTAGTACTTTAGCTGGACAGCCTCAAAAGACATTTCCTAAAGCACTTTTTTCAGCTGGGATTGTTACATGTTTTAGTTATGTTTTGCCACTTTTGGGTACTACTGGTGTTTTTCCATTGAAGCAAAGTAAATGGACTGCTGGGACTCACACAGCTGATTTCTTTTAGGATATTACTTTTGTCTTTTGTGACTGAATTATTAGGAAacgctgtttttttagtagtgtcatGGCTGCCTTGAAGAACTTTATGGAGtagtttttgaaaatattttactATTGGTGGTGTCATGTCCACcagcttcttgctttcttgaattcATGATCAACTTGATTTTGTCATCATTGATCTACAGAAATTTAACAAAAAGTTAACAAGAAGATAAATGATTTCTGTTAGAGAGGGTAGTATAACACAAATTTAAACAAGATTACACTACACAAATgaatatattttgaaaaaataatgaaGTAGTTAGTTTGCTGGTTAATCTTAAGTATGATGCTATATTATTCTCAAATGAAGTCTTCTATTAGCTTCTATTAATTCTTTGTACATTCCTCGTCCTTGACAAGTTACTTATTTTAAGCTAAGTTATGAATAAACAGGTTTATTTCAATGATTAAAGGATATCAACAGGGACTAgtattttcttatatgttattttCAATCTCATTTTtacacaaaaatacaaaaaaattatGTTGCTAATTTTCTGAAATGAGTAACTTTTGCATAGGTTGTTGAAAAGGATCGAGATCCAACACCAGGTGAGGTACATTTGCACGTCCATATGATGGAGAATCTTTTGTTGATGAGCGTGCCCGAGCTGTCCATGTAAGTTCAAAATTTTATAATTTCAGAATTAAGCTAATGAAAAACTTAAGCCTTATATGACGACTTTAGTTGATACTACAAATTGGTAAGAAAATAACTATAAAAACTAAGAACTTGTATAATGAAATGATAGTTAGCATTTGTTGATAAAAAAATGACAAAGGAACTGCTTCTGTGACTTGTGTTATTTCcatatttctctgcatttccAGTAGCAGCACCATATCTGTACAACACTTCCAAAAGTTCTGGTGGTGAAGTTCACCTAGCAGATGTAAATTTCTCTCCCAcacaactctctctctctctctctctctctctctctctctctctctctctctctctctctctctctctctctctctctctctctctctctctctctctctctctctgcacTTTTAACAGAAAACACATCTGATGGTATTATGTAATAACAACTGCCTCACTTCACTTTATAAGTTAGATTTGAATATGCTCCTTCAGATACTAATAATTC
Coding sequences:
- the LOC132622253 gene encoding uncharacterized protein LOC132622253 encodes the protein MLALFSAKNRSLKMLSLHICKHWNTKAATKYRNFISKSKQKRIKPDYVSDNVWEHWLQLWVDPKCVEKSEINGKNRCGGKEVAAGTHTGGSICIGEHRKRLVVEKDRDPTPGEVHLHVHMMENLLLMSVPELSMKDIKKYYGKNHSLRLILINVKHITKLLGEQGREEYMVLDLKHKVIMGRILASILDLMLQHQHHLQRLNQHRQKIWRS